Proteins found in one Mucilaginibacter gracilis genomic segment:
- a CDS encoding 30S ribosomal protein S16, with amino-acid sequence MATKIRLQRHGKKGKPFYYIVVADSRAPRDGRFIERLGSYNPNTNPATIDINFDKTLDWVNTGAQPTDTCRAILSYKGVLYKKHLQGGVAKGALTEEQANEKFAAWVDQKDGKITGKKDTLSTAKEEAKKAALIAEAKKKEDKAAAIAAKNAPPVEEVAEEAPAADEATEEGAE; translated from the coding sequence ATGGCAACTAAAATCAGACTGCAAAGACACGGTAAAAAAGGAAAACCTTTTTATTACATCGTGGTGGCGGATTCCCGTGCTCCAAGAGACGGTCGTTTCATCGAGCGTTTAGGATCTTATAATCCTAACACAAACCCGGCAACTATTGACATTAATTTCGACAAAACTCTTGATTGGGTTAACACAGGTGCACAACCAACTGATACCTGCCGTGCAATATTGTCGTACAAAGGCGTTTTATACAAAAAACATTTACAAGGTGGTGTAGCTAAAGGCGCATTAACCGAAGAACAAGCAAACGAAAAATTTGCTGCCTGGGTAGATCAAAAAGACGGAAAAATTACCGGTAAAAAAGACACCTTATCTACAGCTAAAGAAGAAGCTAAAAAAGCTGCTTTAATTGCTGAAGCTAAAAAGAAAGAAGACAAAGCTGCTGCTATTGCCGCTAAAAATGCACCTCCCGTTGAAGAAGTTGCAGAAGAAGCCCCTGCTGCCGACGAAGCAACAGAAGAAGGCGCAGAATAA
- a CDS encoding carboxypeptidase-like regulatory domain-containing protein, whose translation MLKTILYVLFISIAFSSCGDCIQQKKGVVINKKTGKPIDSVNVHKVGDQQGEYTDSNGSFEIHAASGGLFGCPVLKLAFYKYGYILASRDMSSDTIYMVPNHYSK comes from the coding sequence ATGCTTAAAACTATACTTTATGTTTTATTTATTTCAATTGCGTTCTCCTCATGTGGTGATTGCATTCAGCAAAAAAAAGGAGTTGTTATTAACAAGAAGACTGGAAAACCAATAGATAGTGTGAATGTCCATAAAGTTGGAGACCAACAGGGGGAGTACACTGATTCAAATGGTAGCTTTGAGATACATGCTGCTTCTGGCGGGCTTTTCGGATGTCCAGTGCTTAAGCTTGCTTTTTATAAATATGGATATATTTTAGCTTCGCGAGATATGTCTTCAGATACTATTTATATGGTACCAAACCATTACTCCAAATAA
- a CDS encoding mechanosensitive ion channel family protein yields MNFNFLDKIIWSNTIKGYLLFAGILLLCVLFKKLFSRLLSRVLLLLFGRFGKELNATIFIDLLVKPIEFFVSLWLVYLAVNQLDFPLNEVIYKRKALIDNVEVHSNITLIQVVDKLFLLLIIISLFWIALRIIDFIAYVFAHRASLTEHKESDQIVPFVKELVKITTGTIAFFVVLGYVFEINVLTLITGLGIGGIAIALAAKESLENLLGSFTIFVDKPFVLGDFVKVNGVEGTIEKVGFRSTRIRTAEKSVVTMPNKKMIDTALENMSVRNYRRVKFDVGLTYNTPIADIKNIADKITSYINAHSKTSDDGIVTFENFGSSSLDLQVLYYIEMMDYNWYLKIKEEINFKIIEIVQQSAGDFAFPTQTVIHQNQTPLA; encoded by the coding sequence ATGAATTTTAACTTCCTGGATAAAATAATTTGGAGCAATACCATTAAAGGCTACCTGCTTTTTGCGGGTATACTTTTGTTGTGCGTTTTGTTTAAAAAGTTGTTTTCGCGGCTGTTAAGCCGTGTTTTGCTGCTGCTGTTTGGCCGGTTTGGTAAAGAACTTAATGCCACCATTTTTATAGACCTGCTGGTTAAGCCTATTGAGTTTTTTGTGAGCCTCTGGCTTGTTTACCTGGCAGTAAATCAGCTCGATTTTCCGTTAAACGAGGTCATCTACAAACGCAAAGCATTAATTGATAATGTTGAGGTACACAGCAACATTACCTTGATACAGGTTGTTGATAAACTTTTTTTACTGCTGATAATTATATCGCTGTTTTGGATAGCCTTGCGTATTATTGATTTTATAGCTTATGTGTTTGCCCACCGGGCATCGTTAACAGAGCATAAGGAAAGCGACCAGATTGTGCCTTTTGTGAAAGAACTGGTTAAAATAACTACAGGTACCATTGCTTTTTTTGTTGTACTGGGTTATGTTTTCGAGATCAATGTATTAACGCTGATAACCGGGCTTGGTATAGGTGGTATTGCCATTGCGCTGGCAGCTAAAGAAAGTTTAGAAAACTTATTAGGCTCGTTTACAATATTTGTTGATAAACCCTTTGTACTGGGCGATTTTGTTAAAGTTAACGGCGTTGAAGGCACTATTGAAAAGGTAGGCTTTAGAAGCACCCGCATACGTACAGCCGAAAAAAGCGTGGTAACCATGCCTAATAAAAAAATGATTGATACCGCGCTCGAAAACATGAGCGTGCGCAATTACCGCCGCGTTAAGTTTGATGTGGGCTTAACCTACAATACCCCTATTGCCGATATTAAGAACATTGCCGATAAAATTACAAGCTATATTAATGCTCATTCAAAAACCAGCGATGACGGTATTGTAACCTTCGAAAATTTTGGCTCATCATCATTGGATTTGCAGGTTTTGTATTATATTGAAATGATGGATTACAACTGGTACCTTAAAATAAAAGAGGAGATCAATTTTAAAATAATAGAGATAGTGCAACAAAGCGCGGGCGATTTTGCCTTCCCTACCCAAACGGTTATCCATCAAAACCAAACGCCTTTGGCATAA
- the pfkA gene encoding 6-phosphofructokinase, with product MAQIKNIGVFTSGGDAPGMNAAIRAVVRTALYYDLQVTGIRRGYEGMIKGEMIPMDRKSVSNIIQRGGTILKTARSDEFRTPEGRQKAYNQLKANGVDALVGIGGDGTFTGARIFSQEFDIPIVGLPGTIDNDLQGTDFTIGYDTAINTVIDAVDKIRDTAESHDRLFIVEVMGRDSGLIALRTGIASGAEAILIPETKTNESALFERLERGRKDKSSKIVIVAEAEEAGGAFEIARQVKEKYPNYDTRVSILGHIQRGGRPSCMDRVLASRVGVAAVEALLNGQRGELIGVVNNEIAYTPFEHAIKHYVEINPNLLKIVEILSL from the coding sequence ATGGCTCAAATTAAAAATATAGGTGTTTTTACATCGGGTGGCGATGCTCCCGGCATGAATGCTGCCATAAGGGCAGTTGTACGTACTGCTTTGTACTATGATTTGCAGGTAACGGGCATTCGCCGGGGCTACGAGGGAATGATTAAAGGCGAAATGATACCGATGGATAGAAAGTCGGTATCAAATATCATTCAGCGTGGTGGTACCATCCTAAAAACTGCCCGTAGTGATGAGTTTCGCACGCCCGAAGGCCGTCAAAAAGCATATAACCAATTAAAAGCAAACGGTGTTGATGCCCTTGTGGGTATTGGCGGCGACGGTACTTTTACCGGCGCGCGTATTTTTAGCCAGGAGTTTGATATACCCATTGTTGGTTTGCCCGGCACCATTGATAACGATTTACAGGGAACCGATTTTACTATTGGTTACGATACGGCCATCAATACTGTTATTGATGCCGTTGATAAAATAAGAGATACGGCAGAATCGCACGACAGGTTATTTATTGTTGAAGTTATGGGCCGCGATTCGGGTTTAATTGCCCTGCGTACCGGTATAGCTTCGGGCGCAGAAGCTATACTGATACCCGAAACAAAAACAAACGAAAGTGCTTTGTTTGAAAGGTTAGAACGCGGTAGGAAAGATAAATCGTCGAAAATTGTGATTGTGGCCGAAGCCGAAGAAGCCGGTGGAGCTTTTGAGATAGCCCGGCAGGTTAAAGAAAAATATCCTAATTATGATACCCGGGTATCAATACTTGGCCATATACAACGTGGCGGCAGGCCAAGTTGTATGGATAGGGTACTTGCAAGCCGTGTAGGTGTTGCCGCTGTTGAAGCTTTACTAAACGGCCAACGTGGCGAACTAATAGGCGTAGTAAATAACGAAATAGCCTATACCCCGTTTGAACATGCTATTAAACACTATGTGGAGATAAACCCCAATTTGTTAAAAATTGTAGAAATTTTATCGCTGTAA
- a CDS encoding PAS domain-containing protein has product MLNKLLYALNDFAWAYNPALQQYVFIGPNAQQVLGLSTDEVSADVNFLQKRILAEDKEHVLKVIESLTPNNWVELYYRINIDGETKWLFEKRTCFIEEGSNHEVVLSVIKDVSDQKAVKYHLEKALGDFSVLFEKNKSPMWIYEIPSLRIIKVNQAAIGHYGYSHAEFLNMTIRDVRPKLDLAAFNEYIFRKGITKNKLRGNNAAGIWRHQNKSGDIIYAEITGHEIKYNHTSCRIIIATDVTERVLFEEERDKEAAAR; this is encoded by the coding sequence ATGCTTAATAAACTACTGTATGCACTAAACGATTTTGCGTGGGCCTATAACCCGGCCTTGCAGCAGTATGTTTTTATTGGGCCCAATGCACAGCAGGTTTTGGGCCTAAGCACCGATGAGGTATCTGCCGATGTTAATTTTTTGCAAAAAAGGATACTAGCCGAAGATAAAGAACATGTTTTAAAGGTTATTGAAAGCTTAACACCCAATAATTGGGTTGAACTTTATTACCGCATTAATATTGACGGCGAAACTAAGTGGCTTTTTGAAAAACGCACCTGTTTTATTGAAGAGGGCAGCAACCATGAGGTTGTACTTTCGGTAATTAAAGATGTAAGCGACCAAAAGGCAGTAAAATATCATTTAGAGAAAGCCCTGGGCGATTTTAGCGTTTTGTTTGAAAAAAACAAAAGCCCGATGTGGATATACGAAATACCATCATTACGTATTATTAAAGTTAACCAGGCCGCTATAGGCCATTACGGTTATAGCCATGCCGAGTTTTTGAACATGACCATAAGGGATGTGCGCCCTAAATTAGATTTGGCCGCATTTAACGAATACATTTTTAGAAAAGGCATTACCAAAAATAAACTAAGGGGTAATAATGCGGCAGGAATATGGCGGCACCAAAATAAAAGCGGCGACATTATTTATGCCGAAATTACCGGCCACGAGATTAAATATAACCACACATCGTGCCGTATAATTATTGCTACCGATGTAACCGAACGTGTGCTTTTTGAAGAAGAAAGAGATAAAGAAGCCGCCGCCCGTTAA
- the rplS gene encoding 50S ribosomal protein L19 has protein sequence MDLVKFVEEQSIEKKVYPTFKSGDTISVHYKIREGNKERIQVYQGVVIQRNSNGSTETFTVRKVSNGIGVERIFPINSPNIDKIELNSQGKVRRAKLYYLRELTGKAARIKSKRV, from the coding sequence ATGGATTTAGTAAAATTTGTTGAAGAACAATCAATAGAAAAAAAGGTATATCCTACATTCAAATCAGGCGATACCATTAGTGTACACTATAAAATCAGAGAAGGTAACAAGGAACGTATCCAGGTTTACCAAGGTGTTGTTATACAACGTAACAGCAATGGCAGTACCGAAACATTTACCGTACGTAAAGTATCAAACGGTATTGGTGTTGAGCGTATTTTCCCTATCAACTCGCCAAACATTGATAAAATTGAATTGAACAGCCAAGGTAAAGTACGTCGTGCCAAATTATATTACCTGCGCGAACTTACAGGTAAGGCTGCACGTATCAAATCAAAAAGAGTTTAA
- a CDS encoding nucleotidyltransferase domain-containing protein: MDKLQVIKTLTGLHHLLYPINRPWFVIGTTSLMLTGYPVEPNDIDILTDKQTAEAIDAILNSFKVPVELKDEGKFRSAFSRYLMSGVSVELMGNLQVATAGG; encoded by the coding sequence ATGGATAAGTTGCAGGTTATAAAAACCTTAACAGGGTTACATCATTTACTCTACCCAATAAACCGCCCCTGGTTTGTTATTGGCACAACAAGTTTAATGCTTACCGGTTACCCTGTTGAGCCCAACGATATTGATATACTAACCGATAAACAAACCGCCGAAGCCATAGATGCCATACTTAACTCATTTAAAGTGCCGGTTGAGTTAAAAGACGAAGGCAAATTCCGCTCCGCTTTTAGCCGTTATTTGATGAGTGGCGTAAGTGTAGAGCTGATGGGCAATTTACAGGTAGCAACCGCCGGGGGCTAG
- a CDS encoding lysozyme inhibitor LprI family protein — MKYLMMILGLLFINSVVKAQTEQTITDLEVENKKCLDKGQAMLGCEQKFYGQLDSVLNVAYKNLRAGLNPTEKLALKADQLKWLALRDKAFADRKGAFASSAQDDRMIAYAEMNSIVKARVRLLIKRISINVAKALPNRAQCVEKESKPNENGDVTITRTCTYQNYRSVSIGEPDYKGRTFWSSKVYLKQNGVFVKVTNAAFFNQNGDKLLAMLNKTFNEDFMKARAEETDPDSKACYGDKTKLDWFKP, encoded by the coding sequence ATGAAATACTTAATGATGATATTGGGTTTATTATTTATAAATTCGGTTGTAAAGGCACAAACAGAACAAACCATTACAGATCTGGAAGTAGAAAATAAAAAATGCCTGGATAAGGGTCAAGCTATGCTGGGTTGCGAACAAAAATTTTACGGCCAGTTAGATAGTGTTTTAAACGTAGCCTATAAAAATTTGCGCGCTGGCCTAAACCCTACCGAAAAACTGGCTTTAAAAGCAGACCAGTTAAAATGGCTCGCATTAAGAGATAAGGCTTTTGCCGATAGAAAAGGGGCTTTTGCAAGTTCGGCGCAAGATGACAGGATGATTGCCTATGCCGAAATGAATAGTATTGTAAAGGCCCGGGTTAGGTTATTGATAAAAAGGATCAGCATAAATGTGGCAAAGGCATTACCAAATAGGGCACAATGTGTTGAGAAAGAAAGTAAACCTAATGAAAACGGTGATGTTACCATTACCCGCACCTGCACTTATCAAAATTACAGGTCGGTTTCTATAGGCGAGCCTGATTATAAGGGCCGCACTTTTTGGTCGTCTAAAGTATATCTTAAACAAAACGGTGTTTTTGTAAAGGTAACCAACGCTGCCTTTTTTAATCAGAATGGTGATAAGTTGCTGGCTATGTTGAATAAGACCTTCAATGAAGATTTTATGAAAGCCCGGGCCGAAGAAACCGACCCGGATTCGAAAGCCTGTTATGGCGATAAAACCAAGCTTGATTGGTTTAAACCCTAA
- a CDS encoding helix-turn-helix transcriptional regulator has protein sequence MKNSLRVDRAIINITQAELAELIGVSRQTINTIESNKYVPSTVLALKIARVFKKPVEEIFMLDDND, from the coding sequence ATGAAAAATTCACTCCGCGTTGACCGTGCCATAATAAACATAACCCAAGCTGAACTTGCCGAGTTAATTGGTGTTTCGCGCCAAACCATTAACACTATAGAAAGCAATAAATATGTGCCGTCAACGGTATTAGCCCTAAAAATTGCCCGCGTATTTAAAAAACCGGTAGAAGAAATATTTATGCTGGATGATAATGATTAA
- the rimM gene encoding ribosome maturation factor RimM (Essential for efficient processing of 16S rRNA), which yields MKIEDCFRIGTVTKTRGLKGELQAFIDFGEPEKLTFDALFIQSGGKLIPYFVESFKMPQKNIAFIYLEDVDHIDKATPLAKKDIYLPNKLKPVKDENDFTLRDLMGFTAIDEDEGTLGTIIEIQELPQQLIATVVYKNREILFPLSEGIITGIDEVKGIVYVDLPEGLLDIYLE from the coding sequence ATGAAGATAGAAGATTGCTTCCGCATTGGCACCGTTACCAAAACCCGCGGTTTAAAGGGCGAGTTGCAGGCTTTTATTGATTTTGGAGAACCCGAAAAATTAACGTTTGATGCGTTGTTTATCCAATCGGGTGGGAAACTGATACCCTACTTTGTGGAGTCGTTTAAGATGCCGCAAAAAAATATAGCCTTTATTTACCTGGAAGATGTTGACCATATTGACAAAGCTACCCCGCTTGCCAAAAAAGACATTTACCTGCCAAACAAACTAAAACCCGTTAAAGACGAAAACGATTTTACCCTGCGCGACCTGATGGGCTTTACCGCCATAGATGAGGATGAAGGCACATTGGGAACCATTATTGAGATTCAGGAACTTCCACAGCAATTGATAGCCACCGTGGTTTATAAAAACCGTGAAATTTTGTTCCCGCTAAGTGAAGGCATTATTACCGGTATTGACGAGGTTAAGGGTATTGTGTATGTTGATTTGCCCGAAGGTTTACTGGATATTTATTTGGAGTAG
- the trmD gene encoding tRNA (guanosine(37)-N1)-methyltransferase TrmD, whose product MRFDIITVLPGLLESPFAHSILQRAQKKGIAQIHVHNLRDYSSQKQKSVDDYPYGGGSGMVMTIEPFAKCIDALKAERDYDEVIFMSPDGETLNQKIANQLSIKQNIIILCGHYKGIDQRIRDIFVTREISVGDYVLSGGELPAAIVVDAVVRLIPGVLSDETSALSDSFQDDMLDAPVYTRPADWNGHKVPDILLSGNTPAVEQWRFEQALERTKQRRPDLLK is encoded by the coding sequence ATGCGTTTTGATATCATTACCGTTTTGCCGGGTTTGTTGGAGAGCCCCTTTGCACATTCTATTTTGCAGCGTGCCCAAAAAAAGGGCATTGCCCAAATACATGTGCATAACCTGCGCGATTACAGCTCCCAAAAACAAAAAAGTGTTGACGATTACCCCTACGGCGGCGGCAGCGGCATGGTAATGACCATTGAACCCTTTGCCAAATGTATTGACGCCCTGAAAGCAGAACGCGATTACGACGAGGTGATATTTATGAGCCCGGACGGGGAAACGCTTAACCAAAAAATTGCTAACCAGTTATCAATCAAACAAAACATTATTATACTTTGCGGACACTATAAAGGTATTGACCAGCGCATCCGCGATATTTTTGTTACCCGCGAAATATCTGTTGGCGATTATGTTCTTTCGGGAGGCGAGTTGCCTGCGGCTATTGTTGTTGATGCCGTTGTAAGGTTAATACCCGGAGTACTGAGCGATGAAACATCGGCCCTGAGCGATTCTTTCCAGGATGACATGCTGGATGCACCGGTATACACGCGCCCTGCCGACTGGAACGGCCACAAGGTGCCCGATATTTTATTAAGCGGCAACACACCCGCCGTTGAGCAATGGCGCTTTGAGCAAGCCTTAGAACGCACCAAACAACGCCGGCCCGATTTACTGAAGTGA